A genomic stretch from Malus domestica chromosome 15, GDT2T_hap1 includes:
- the LOC103415371 gene encoding protein SHORT-ROOT-like, with protein MDTLFRLVSLQSDHHQSFNNSTTTKTLTPTTTTTTSSSSRSSFLSNPPHPNYPHQNDDVGEECFNFFMDEEDFSSSSSKHYFPSNHPTPPTPNPLPTATTTPTPADFSFSPSLVNFELSNGKWAPEILLETARAIADKNSSRVQQLMWMLNELGSPYGDTDQKLASYFLQALFSRMTDSGDRCYRTLISASEKTCSFESTRKMVLKFQEVSPWTTFGHVACNGAIMEAFDGEPKLHIIDISNTYCTQWPTLLEALATRTDETPHLRLTTVVANRANDGSDGAAAQKVMKEIGARMEKFARLMGVPFKFNAVHHSGDLSELNLSELDIRDDEALAINCVGTLHSVQSVGNRRDYLVSAFRSLRPRIITLVEEEADLDVGVDGLDFVHGFQECLRWFRVYFEALDESFSRTSNERLMLERAAGRAVVDLVACAPSESVERRETATRWSRRMHVAGFSTAMFSDEVCDDVRALLRRYKEGWAMTQCTDSIAGIFLSWKDQPVVWASAWRP; from the coding sequence ATGGATACCTTGTTTAGGCTAGTCAGTCTCCAATCTGATCACCATCAATCTTTCAACAACTCAACCACCACCAAAACCTTAACACCTACAACAACCACCACAACTTCCAGCAGCTCCAGATCCTCCTTCCTTAGTAACCCTCCTCACCCTAATTACCCCCACCAAAACGACGACGTTGGAGAAGAATGCTTCAACTTTTTCATGGATGAAGAAGACTTCTCCTCGTCTTCTTCCAAACACTACTTCCCATCGAACCACCCAACCCCTCCCACCCCAAACCCTCTCcccaccgccaccaccactcCCACCCCCGCCGATTTTTCCTTCTCCCCCTCCCTCGTCAACTTCGAGCTCTCCAACGGAAAGTGGGCCCCGGAAATCCTCTTGGAGACCGCCAGAGCCATAGCTGACAAGAACAGCTCCCGCGTCCAGCAGCTCATGTGGATGCTTAACGAGCTCGGCAGTCCATACGGCGACACCGACCAGAAACTCGCCTCCTATTTCCTACAAGCCTTGTTCAGCCGCATGACCGACTCCGGCGACCGCTGCTACCGAACCCTAATCTCCGCCTCGGAGAAAACGTGTTCCTTCGAGTCCACAAGAAAAATGGTGCTCAAGTTTCAGGAGGTCAGCCCTTGGACCACTTTCGGACACGTGGCGTGTAATGGTGCGATCATGGAGGCCTTTGATGGTGAGCCCAAGCTTCACATAATCGACATCAGCAACACTTACTGCACCCAGTGGCCGACTCTGCTCGAGGCGCTGGCAACTCGTACTGATGAGACGCCGCACTTGCGTCTCACCACTGTTGTGGCTAACAGAGCCAACGACGGTTCTGACGGCGCAGCCGCGCAAAAAGTAATGAAGGAAATTGGCGCGAGGATGGAAAAGTTTGCCCGGTTGATGGGGGTGCCTTTCAAATTCAACGCAGTCCATCACTCCGGCGATCTTTCCGAGCTGAATTTATCAGAGTTGGATATCAGAGACGATGAGGCCTTGGCAATCAACTGCGTCGGCACTCTACATTCCGTTCAGTCAGTCGGAAATCGCCGCGATTATCTTGTTTCGGCGTTTCGGAGCTTGAGGCCGAGGATCATTACTCTCGTTGAGGAGGAGGCTGATCTCGATGTTGGGGTTGACGGCCTTGACTTCGTTCATGGGTTTCAAGAGTGCTTGAGATGGTTTAGGGTTTACTTCGAGGCATTGGACGAGAGCTTTTCCAGGACAAGCAACGAGCGGTTGATGCTCGAGCGGGCCGCCGGGCGAGCTGTGGTGGATTTGGTGGCCTGCGCGCCTTCAGAGTCAGTGGAGCGGCGCGAGACCGCCACCCGCTGGTCGAGGCGTATGCATGTGGCGGGGTTTAGTACCGCGATGTTCAGTGATGAGGTGTGTGATGACGTACGCGCCTTGTTGAGGAGGTATAAGGAGGGTTGGGCGATGACACAGTGCACGGATTCCATCGCCGGAATATTCTTGTCGTGGAAGGATCAGCCGGTGGTTTGGGCTAGTGCTTGGAGGCCTTAA